ATTAAATAGTGAATTTAACTATTAAAGAGTTTAGGTGATGTCAAAACGCATTGTTAaaggtaagtacttatgttATACTCTgttgcttttaattaaaactcacTTGTTTTTGAGTTATTCAAAGGAAAAAATGTATAACCTAAAAAATGGATAGTGGGAAAAATCGTACAAAATTAACGGGGCAAAATCGTTATATGGCGATTCTGCCCCTTATCAGACGTCGTCAATATTTTTGatctactattattattttttttcaagacattcaGTATTACGGTATTATTCATGTATACAGAtatcatatctttttttttcttatttcataaCAAGTGTTTTTTTCTACAGATCAATATGGTgcgaaattataaaagaaaaacagataGGGGATCGTACAAGAAAGAAGACTTACAAGCAGCAGTACATGCTGTTAGAAATGGCTCATTAACTGGGTACAAAGCTGctcaaatttataacattCCAAGGACCACAATAATGGACCACGTCCACAGAAAAAGGCTCTCTAATACTCTTGGAAAAAGACCTACGTTATCACCGGACATAGAGAATAACATAGCAAGTTGTCTCCATATTATGGAAAAATATGGCTTTGGCCTGACCAGGGCTGAAATTTCCGATTTGGTGGCGGAATATGTCaccaaaaacaatatacaaacTTGTTTCAAAAATGGAAAGCCAGGTAAACtattcttaattttgttttgagatatttgttttatctttattatatactagttTTTCTCACGAAATTTGTTTCGCTTTAAAAAGCCTGTCTTATTCCAGACCATAATTTAATCTGTTCCAAATTTATTCCCGATCCTTCAGCCGTTTTGAGGTGATATACTATATCAATGGAACAGAcgtatacacacatatacacaAACCCATTCACAAAGTTTTGCATTTATATCATTGGTAAGATAAATACGTTAATGTGAACGGCATCGCACTCCATTTCAAAGTTTTGAAACGGtgcttgaaattaattttcaattgagcataacttatttttaccttACCCGAATTCGACGAAAGAAAGTTTTGACAATACTCCtaattatatgaaattcaCCTGTTAAAGCCGCGTTTAAGTCCGTTGAGTAGTTTCGAAGTTATGACCTACCAgacacacatacaaacattccaaaaattgttttattgctCTGCTACTCTTCTTTGATCACCCTTCATcagttttttggaaaattatttaatgtacatacaCGGTATTTTTACtgtcttattatatatattgagTAGTATACCATCGCTAATATGTTACTCTTATGTTTAAGCTATATTATCATAACTTTCATTTAAATCCTTTCTGtagttttgcgtgaaagagtaaaaaaCATAGACTaacatactttcgcatttataatatcggTAAGGATTTTGTATGCGAATAATGACACAAGCTTtgtcttatatatttatttaatttaaataaatgataatgtcaaatgtgaaaaatttatgtttctgTGTTCATTGCAGGAAAGGATTGGATAGCTGGTTTTCGAGAAAGAAATAATCTGTCAATTAAAAAACCACAGCCTGTGGAATACGCGCGTAAAGTAGCAGCTGATCCTTTCGTGTTGAGCGAGTATTAcgaattgttaaataaaacaattaaaactttaGGTTTACAAGATAAACCAGGAGCTATTtggaatgtggatgaaaccaACTTTTCCAAGGATCCCCTTAAATCGAAAATCGTTGGTGTCAAAGGTCATGCTGCTACAAGGACGATATCTACACCAGGTAAAGACAATACCACAGTTTTACTAGGAGCTAGCGCTGCAGGGGACAAAATCCCACCCTTAATCATCTTTAAAGGCAAATATGTCTGGGACGAATGGACTTCGCCAAATGCATATCCTAGGACCACTTATGCTGCCACCAAAAATGGATGGATGGAGAGTGACGTTTTCgaagctttttttaaaaaatcttttttaccGAGTATAGGCGTTGAGCGCCCcgtattgttaatttatgatGGCCACGCAACCCACGTTGGTTTGAACATTATTGAAGCGGCAAGGGATGCAAATGTTACCATCTTAAAACTTCCGCCCCATACAAGCCATATACTCCAACCATTAGACATTTCAGTCATGAAGTCCTTCAAAGATCGTTGGGATAAAGTTCTTGTGAAGTGGCAGAGATTAAATATAGGCGTACAATTGCCAAAAAAAGAGTTTTCACGTATTATTGGAGAAGTATGGGCCGGCATAGAGCCACAAATACTTATGAATGGTTTTCGTAAAGCCGGGATATACCCTTTTAATCCTACAGCAGTTGATAAATCAAAGTTAGATCCTATGAAATTGGCCCGATTTCAAGAACAGAGTTCTGCGTTAgcaccaaaaaaatatgaaccaCAAAACTTAATATCAATAGTATTGACATTGATGAACAAAAACATTACACAAACTCCTAATAGGCGGCTTGAAATTGTACAGGAATGTAATTCTATAAGCACTACCAATACCAAGGAACAAGCTGCGATAAAAAAG
The sequence above is drawn from the Amyelois transitella isolate CPQ chromosome 18, ilAmyTran1.1, whole genome shotgun sequence genome and encodes:
- the LOC106142519 gene encoding uncharacterized protein LOC106142519 isoform X1 gives rise to the protein MYTDIISFFFLFHNKCFFLQINMVRNYKRKTDRGSYKKEDLQAAVHAVRNGSLTGYKAAQIYNIPRTTIMDHVHRKRLSNTLGKRPTLSPDIENNIASCLHIMEKYGFGLTRAEISDLVAEYVTKNNIQTCFKNGKPGKDWIAGFRERNNLSIKKPQPVEYARKVAADPFVLSEYYELLNKTIKTLGLQDKPGAIWNVDETNFSKDPLKSKIVGVKGHAATRTISTPGKDNTTVLLGASAAGDKIPPLIIFKGKYVWDEWTSPNAYPRTTYAATKNGWMESDVFEAFFKKSFLPSIGVERPVLLIYDGHATHVGLNIIEAARDANVTILKLPPHTSHILQPLDISVMKSFKDRWDKVLVKWQRLNIGVQLPKKEFSRIIGEVWAGIEPQILMNGFRKAGIYPFNPTAVDKSKLDPMKLARFQEQSSALAPKKYEPQNLISIVLTLMNKNITQTPNRRLEIVQECNSISTTNTKEQAAIKKPNIPFEELLLEKIKRSDTSTKVKRSRVATGAEVITHDDVLTLKREKQIKENIKLEKNKKHISNNVCLLTQLSKNSAERQPFSGKQNLPACLQNQTPDARKIIVTSNIVLKKAGAVDYSSTKPGPSGIHKKKTRTNKYAASFMIKGKDNSKKKSGKENSKLYYRNKPTKSYETESTSSTTSVSGIMSCHSDSDILNFESDDDLNDIDGLSLADNENRKSEEENTEKENTEIERTHTVNTNNDHDAIEPPTDKNENVKVGEISSGNYTVKDYVLVRYYGKKWIYYVGVIESIDACDKTNIIYSIKFFKTVKKPKLLFKFPKKNDRDEVTILSIVKKVELFQDADNNNEYFLSNLDDAVYFL
- the LOC106142519 gene encoding uncharacterized protein LOC106142519 isoform X2 → MVRNYKRKTDRGSYKKEDLQAAVHAVRNGSLTGYKAAQIYNIPRTTIMDHVHRKRLSNTLGKRPTLSPDIENNIASCLHIMEKYGFGLTRAEISDLVAEYVTKNNIQTCFKNGKPGKDWIAGFRERNNLSIKKPQPVEYARKVAADPFVLSEYYELLNKTIKTLGLQDKPGAIWNVDETNFSKDPLKSKIVGVKGHAATRTISTPGKDNTTVLLGASAAGDKIPPLIIFKGKYVWDEWTSPNAYPRTTYAATKNGWMESDVFEAFFKKSFLPSIGVERPVLLIYDGHATHVGLNIIEAARDANVTILKLPPHTSHILQPLDISVMKSFKDRWDKVLVKWQRLNIGVQLPKKEFSRIIGEVWAGIEPQILMNGFRKAGIYPFNPTAVDKSKLDPMKLARFQEQSSALAPKKYEPQNLISIVLTLMNKNITQTPNRRLEIVQECNSISTTNTKEQAAIKKPNIPFEELLLEKIKRSDTSTKVKRSRVATGAEVITHDDVLTLKREKQIKENIKLEKNKKHISNNVCLLTQLSKNSAERQPFSGKQNLPACLQNQTPDARKIIVTSNIVLKKAGAVDYSSTKPGPSGIHKKKTRTNKYAASFMIKGKDNSKKKSGKENSKLYYRNKPTKSYETESTSSTTSVSGIMSCHSDSDILNFESDDDLNDIDGLSLADNENRKSEEENTEKENTEIERTHTVNTNNDHDAIEPPTDKNENVKVGEISSGNYTVKDYVLVRYYGKKWIYYVGVIESIDACDKTNIIYSIKFFKTVKKPKLLFKFPKKNDRDEVTILSIVKKVELFQDADNNNEYFLSNLDDAVYFL